A region of the Triplophysa rosa linkage group LG5, Trosa_1v2, whole genome shotgun sequence genome:
CCCTGTGCTGTGATCAAGTgacctaaaaatgtaacacaaggtCTGCATGTTTGCAGCTTATCCTTGCTCACCTTGAAGCCAGACTTGTATAACTGTAGTAACACCAGTTTGGTCGCCTCTAGGCAGGCCTGTTCAGTTGTGGTTGCCAGTAACAGGTCATCTACATACATGATCAGAACACAGTTCTCGGGCAAACTACAGTCCTGTAGCTgctgttttaaaacatgattgaaAATGCCAGGGGACAAAATGAAACCCTGTGGCAGTCTGTTATAGGAATACTGGCAGCCCCTGTATGTAAAAGCCAAACATGCTTTGCAATCCTCTGCGATTGGAATACAGaaaaaagcatttgccaaatcGATGCATGTAAACCATTGGTGTGCTGGAGTCAGTGTAGACAGCGCTATGTATGGGTTTGGCACCGTCATTGTAGGTGTTGCTACAATGGAGTTGATGTTACGTAAATCATGCACCAGTCTGTACTTCTTGGTGCCTGGTTTAGGCACTGGGAAAATTGGTGTGTTCCAATTGGACCTATAAGGGGTTATCACTCCCTTATCAATCAGTCCAGAAACAGTGGTGGCCACACCTTCTTCTGCTTCTGGTTTGTTGCGGTACTGAGGGACCCAAATGGGTGTGGTGGTGGTCAATTCGAAGCTAACAGGTTTGATGTTGCAAAACCCAACATCTGTTGGTCCCTGGGACCATAGCTCGTTTGGTAATGACTCTATCAGGCCTTCTGCTCCCTCAGCatctgtctgctccctaccaTGACACCTTgaaatctgtttgtgtgttaacACCCCTGTGTCTTCAGTCTGTCCTTTCACCCAATAGGCCTGCTGTGTTTGGGAATACAGGATACCCCACTTTCCAGTGGGTTCCCAATCGTTGGTTGCTAATAATCTCTTAGTCATGTTGCCTAGCTCCCTAGCCTCGTGTTTTGGATGTAGTGCCATAGAAATGTGTGGTACAGCAGTGTCTGACATTTCATACCATTTCATCTGTTCCTCAGTTAAATCAACTGGTGCCACTACTCCTTCCTTTCCTACCATGAGGCCAGATCCTTTTAGCACCCATTTGGTGCCCTCTATGTCTTGAAAGATATCTTGGTAGTGGGTGGTGTCATTCCTGTCATAAAATAACGTGCAATGTAATGGGTCGATGAGTGGTAgaaatatgtcaatgtttgtgATCCACTGGCGATGTTCATTGTACAGTGACACAACACTATTGGGGGCTACACTGTGATCTAGCTCCACCCAATATATATCTGCATCCTCCTGTTCTCCACAGGTGGTCAACATCCACTGGCTGTCTGTAGTGTGACCTGACAGAGAGCAATTTGTTTCCACACCGTCTGGGAATCTTACTATTACTCCCTCAGCGGAACATAGTATACTAGCTCCTAATTTAATCAATAAATCTCTGCCTAGAAGGGGGATGGGAGCATTGCAAGAGTACAGAAACGAGTGCGACAATGTCTGATTGGCGACTTTCACTCTCAACAATTTGGTCATAGGCCATTTTTCCACCCCACCAGAGAACCCCATTACTCCCACTGTGCGATTTGTCAGATCACTATTATCAATTGTGCCCTTAGTTACAGTAGAGTATGTGGCCCCAGTGTCCACCAGAGCATGTAGTGGTCGATCACTCACCACTATCTGCATGAGAGGTTCGGCCATTCCTCTCACGGTGGTTCTCTGTTGGCCCCTTCAACATTCCTCCGCCCCACCCTCCGGGCCCCATGTTGGGTGCATAGGCGCCTGTAGGTTGGAGGGTGACGGGAAGTGTTGCCCCGGGTTGTGTGGGGTCTGTGGTCCCCTGCCCTGACCACCGGAACCACCTCCTCGGGGACCCCATTCCCCCGCAGGTGGACCGCTGTATTGGCCTTGAGTCTGTGACCCATTTCGTGGACAATTCCTTGCCCAATGTCCATTTTCACCGCACATGTAACATTGTGTCCCGCTCTGCCCCCCTCTCCCTCGTCCTCCCTGTCTGCCTCTGTTTCCTCTCCAGTGGGATCCCTGCCTGTGGTTTGTTCCTTGGCCCCATGGTGGGGTCATGTGCTGCTGTACTTGTGGTGGTCCCCCGAAGGGTGAACCACTATATGGGGGCCCTTCATATGGATCTCTGGGGTGGTCATGCTGTGGCATTTGTCTAGCCTTTTTTGTCACACCTTCACCCTTTGCTTTTTCTAACTGTAGCTTTAACAGCTGTGCCTTTACCTTATCAAGCTCTTCCTCTTCCTTAGTGGTCTTATCGACTGCCCTGTCAGTGTGGTGCACCAGGTGCCTTTCCC
Encoded here:
- the LOC130554151 gene encoding uncharacterized protein LOC130554151, whose protein sequence is MAEPLMQIVVSDRPLHALVDTGATYSTVTKGTIDNSDLTNRTVGVMGFSGGVEKWPMTKLLRVKVANQTLSHSFLYSCNAPIPLLGRDLLIKLGASILCSAEGVIVRFPDGVETNCSLSGHTTDSQWMLTTCGEQEDADIYWVELDHSVAPNSVVSLYNEHRQWITNIDIFLPLIDPLHCTLFYDRNDTTHYQDIFQDIEGTKWVLKGSGLMVGKEGVVAPVDLTEEQMKWYEMSDTAVPHISMALHPKHEARELGNMTKRLLATNDWEPTGKWGILYSQTQQAYWVKGQTEDTGVLTHKQISRCHGREQTDAEGAEGLIESLPNELWSQGPTDVGFCNIKPVSFELTTTTPIWVPQYRNKPEAEEGVATTVSGLIDKGVITPYRSNWNTPIFPVPKPGTKKYRLVHDLRNINSIVATPTMTVPNPYIALSTLTPAHQWFTCIDLANAFFCIPIAEDCKACLAFTYRGCQYSYNRLPQGFILSPGIFNHVLKQQLQDCSLPENCVLIMYVDDLLLATTTEQACLEATKLVLLQLYKSGFKVSKDKLQTCRPCVTFLGHLITAQGSTLTGGQRQGILSHPKPMVVKVMLSFLGLTGFSRHYIPMYVSLTTPLRQLIKEHGMKNLKADLNCTQEAERAFIDLKTQLANAAHLNCANYELPFFLDASESGSSAHGVLFQKVQSTRKVLMYASVLLDSVEQKQPLCARFVAGLAKIVHKTSHIVMGHPLTVLTTHSVMSFVNSASFTFSPLRQRRIAKVLTSPNLTYTHEGINMADLMSDGAPHDCAPLTERASKVRADLSATPLTAPPAVTTLFTDGCCFRAQDGSLKAAYAVVEQQGSNFMTRESGKLEGKQSAQRAEMIAVTKALNYAGETRVNIYSDSAYVVTAVHVELPLWQRCGFTTSTGRPITHACEARDLLEALMIPKEVAVIKCPGHSKSDSPITDGNNAADLAAKTVAGYIPSQSLLRSDRDSCDLLPSFTRDYLIKEQLESGLEEHSVWSRNGATQAEDGLWQCQTDVRHCLVLCLDLCYDKYMVLVMSMVSKCCGPWSTGGIHFCRPWSQAMFLNVTYVKNIMSNQA